The following coding sequences lie in one Ictalurus furcatus strain D&B chromosome 7, Billie_1.0, whole genome shotgun sequence genomic window:
- the bcl6ab gene encoding BCL6A transcription repressor b, translated as MSSTADGCVQFIRHAGDVLFNFNRLRSRNILTDVTVRVGGREFHAHKTVLMACSGFFYTVFINAHKTDPAVVSLDAKADPDGFAILLEFMYTSCLTLKERFIMATLNTAIYLQMEHMVETCQRFMESRGLSVKQPREEPPAGSTHLPQDMTVDLRDVSPPTMHYAVSTPRLPPLPFPMGSVSNAKLLSWEIPKDCRAVTRGPCSNPGGSRGKRSSMDPDVRSAKVEEAEVENSSHVVTPRSPLKSDCQPNSPAESSGCSREATTPPKVRNWKKYKFIVLNSAEGDENPLRNSNRALEKCSETARKQTPVSMSTHAARHESKAETKTESTDLTCGEWDKMENDSENHQCLHDGKLYDCDVLRTSFTSNHNLTNHKSVSPGEKPYRCGVCSAQFNRPANLKTHLRIHSGEKPYKCETCGSAFVQVAHLRAHVLIHTGEKPYCCSVCNTRFRHLQTLKSHLRIHTGEKPYHCETCDLRFRHKSQLRLHLRQKHGAVTNIKTSNR; from the exons ATGAGCAGCACAGCGGACGGCTGCGTCCAGTTCATACGGCACGCAGGTGACGTGCTGTTCAACTTCAACCGCCTGCGCAGCCGGAACATCCTCACCGACGTCACGGTGAGGGTCGGGGGCCGAGAGTTTCACGCACACAAGACCGTCCTCATGGCCTGCAG TGGCTTCTTCTACACCGTCTTCATCAACGCACACAAAACCGACCCCGCGGTGGTTAGCTTGGACGCTAAGGCTGACCCTGACGGCTTCGCCATCCTGCTGGAGTTCATGTACACTTCCTGCCTGACCCTAAAAGAGCGCTTCATCATGGCCACGCTCAACACGGCCATTTACCTGCAGATGGAGCACATGGTGGAGACCTGCCAGCGCTTCATGGAGTCCAG GGGTTTGAGCGTGAAGCAGCCGCGAGAGGAACCACCAGCTGGCTCCACCCACTTACCTCAGGACATGACTGTTGACCTCCGTGACGTCTCTCCTCCTACAATGCACTACGCAGTCAGCACTCCCCGCCTTCCTCCTCTACCTTTTCCGATGGGCTCCGTCTCAAACGCCAAGCTGCTTTCCTGGGAAATTCCGAAAGACTGCCGAGCCGTAACTCGCGGGCCGTGTTCCAACCCGGGAGGAAGTCGAGGCAAGCGTTCGAGTATGGACCCTGATGTCCGGAGTGCGAAGGTGGAGGAAGCTGAGGTAGAGAACTCTTCTCACGTGGTCACTCCTCGCAGCCCTCTGAAGTCGGACTGCCAGCCGAATTCCCCGGCCGAGTCGAGCGGCTGCAGTCGAGAAGCCACGACTCCTCCAAAAGTGCGCAACTGGAAGAAGTACAAGTTCATCGTGCTCAACTCTGCTGAAGGAGACGAGAATCCGCTCCGGAATTCGAACCG AGCCCTGGAGAAATGCAGCGAGACAGCGAGGAAGCAGACGCCTGTCTCCATGTCCACCCACGCCGCGAGACATGAGAGCAAGGCCGAGACAAAGACCG AGAGCACTGATCTGACCTGCGGTGAGTGGGACAAAATGGAGAACGACTCGGAGAACCATCAGTGTCTCCATGATGGCAAACTGTACGACTGTGATGTCCTCAGAACCTCCTTCACCtccaaccacaacctcactaaCCACAAATCTGTCTCTCCAG GTGAGAAGCCGTACCGCTGTGGTGTGTGTAGCGCTCAGTTCAACCGACCGGCCAACCTGAAGACTCACCTGCGCATCCACTCGGGCGAGAAACCGTACAAGTGCGAGACGTGTGGCTCCGCCTTCGTCCAG GTGGCTCACCTGCGTGCTCACGTGCTGATCCACACCGGCGAGAAACCGTACTGCTGCTCCGTGTGTAACACGCGCTTCCGCCATCTACAGACGCTCAAGAGTCACCTGCGCATCCACACCGGAGAAAAACCCTACCAT TGTGAGACGTGCGATCTACGTTTTAGGCACAAGAGTCAGCTCCGTCTGCACTTGAGACAGAAACACGGCGCTGTGACCAACATCAAGACCTCTAACCGCTGA
- the dynlt5 gene encoding dynein light chain Tctex-type 5, which produces MSDAAKEKAIRLLKKRESMSSLGSQDVRARREDLTVKTKDSISSVSYMDEAGHHDENPRHAVQMENTYQLGPTKQFPVHAVREILKDVLSSYLQEEKYEPELCRQMTKTISEVVKARVKDLMIPRYKIIVMISIGQLAEQNLRMASRCLWDATTDTFSSYTFKNSSLFAVANVYAVYFE; this is translated from the exons ATGTCGGATGCGGCGAAGGAGAAGGCCATCCGGCTGCTGAAGAAGCGAGAGAGCATGTCGTCTCTGGGCAGTCAGGACGTGAGAGCCAGGAGGGAAGATCTCACTGTCAAGACCAAGGA CTCTATCAGTAGCGTGTCCTATATGGACGAAGCCGGTCACCATGACGAAAACCCTCGACATGCAGTGCAAATGGAGAACACGTACCAGCTTG GTCCCACAAAGCAGTTCCCCGTGCACGCTGTGAGGGAGATCCTGAAGGACGTTCTGAGCAGCTACCTGCAGGAGGAGAAGTATGAACCCGAGCTATGCAGACAGATGACCAAAACCATATCAGAG GTGGTGAAGGCGCGAGTGAAGGACCTGATGATCCCTCGCTATAAGATCATCGTGATGATCAGCATCGGCCAGCTGGCAGAGCAGAACCTGCGCATGGCGAGCCGCTGCCTCTGGGACGCCACCACCGACACGTTTTCATCGTACACTTTCAAGAACAGCTCGCTCTTTGCCGTCGCCAATGTCTATGCCGTGTACTTTGAATGA
- the insl5b gene encoding insulin-like 5b — MENRQMRQRCVNRGTSSIKVKRRCSVTPLACFFSTDALSAMKVLLLVCVLASLLVCTPPTEASQISMRLCGREFLRAVVYTCGGSRWRRSLNEIFTQDSEPEDTLRFRRSEESALLDLCCSVGCRKSDLTLMC; from the exons ATGGAAAACCGACAAATGCGTCAACGGTGCGTTAATCGTGGCACGTCTAGTATAAAAGTGAAGCGCCGTTGCTCTGTTACTCCATTAGCCTGCTTTTTTTCGACAGACGCTCTATCAGCTATGAAGGTCCTGCTATTGGTATGTGTCCTGGCGTCCCTGCTGGTCTGTACGCCGCCGACAGAAGCGTCCCAAATTTCCATGAGGCTGTGCGGCCGCGAGTTCCTGCGCGCTGTCGTCTACACGTGTGGTGGCTCCAGATGGAGGAGGAGCCTGAACGAGATCTTCACACAGG ACTCAGAGCCGGAGGACACGCTGAGGTTCAGGAGGAGCGAGGAATCGGCATTGCTGGATCTCTGCTGTAGCGTGGGCTGCAGGAAAAGCGACCTGACGCTCATGTGCTGA